The Lycium ferocissimum isolate CSIRO_LF1 chromosome 10, AGI_CSIRO_Lferr_CH_V1, whole genome shotgun sequence genome window below encodes:
- the LOC132033617 gene encoding uncharacterized protein LOC132033617: protein MALTFTPLSWLLWSGKHQEPKISNGSSLNSSPDSVLWESDTLKFPLDRRNMASSSRRVKRKWQSREERKIDREYDIVIVPSDGGCVSGSESDDSDWSVGWLEPHGPGFHSDDDDLDDSFAVLVPCYGYGCVNVEQNAQDKFLQAMGNLKDMYATENKKYMEHWVSSLRNH from the exons ATGGCTTTGACATTTACCCCCTTGTCATGGTTGCTTTGGAGTGGAAAGCATCAAGAACCCAAAATCTCCAATGGTTCTTCTTTAAATTCATCGCCTGATTCGGTATTGTGGGAATCTGATACTTTGAAGTTCCCTCTTGACCGGAGGAACATGGCTTCCTCATCTAGAAGGGTTAAGAGAAAGTGGCAGAGTCGTGAGGAACGAAAGATTGACAGGGaatatgatattgttattgtgccATCAGATGGTGGATGTGTTTCGGGGTCTGAGTCTGATGATTCGGATTGGTCTGTTGGATGGTTGGAGCCTCATGGACCTGGATtccatagtgatgatgatgatttagaTGATAGTTTTGCTGTGCTTGTTCCGTGCTATGGCTATGGTTGTGTAAATGTGGAACAAAATGCACAAGACAAGTTCCTGCAAGCCATGGGAAATTTGAAGGATATGTATGCTACTG AGAATAAGAAATATATGGAGCACTGGGTCTCATCTCTGAGGAATCACTGA
- the LOC132033618 gene encoding argininosuccinate lyase, chloroplastic, whose product MESLSTSSSSSLTTSPIFSPSKHALIPTPQSLSFSLPNSNARLALLTCAAQQMNNSPPVPSKEVKLWGGRFEESVTDAVEKFTESISFDKGLYKQDIMGSKAHATMLAKQGLMTDNDRDTIIKGLEEIEGQIEAGQFVWRTDREDVHMNIEAALTDLVGEPAKKLHTARSRNDQVATDFRLWSRDAIDTIISRIKNLQIAMVKLALQNEGLIVPGYTHLQRAQPVLLQHLLLTYVEQLERDAGRLLDCRARLNFCPLGACALAGTGLPIDRFMTSDALGFTAPMRNSIDAVSDRDFVLELLSANSITAVHLSRLGEEWVLWASEEFGFLTPSDSVSTGSSIMPQKKNPDPMELVRGKSGRVIGDLVSLLVLCKGLPQAYNRDLQEDKEPVFDSVKAVVGMLEVSAEFAQNVSFNRERIQKSLPAGHLDATTLADYLVKKGIPFRTSHDIVGRSVALCVARKCELQDLSLDELNSLHPIFDKDVYEFLGVENSIKKFSSYGSTGSECVAGQLDYWIDKLSIST is encoded by the exons ATGGAGTCACTGTCaacctcctcctcctcttctttgACAACATCCCCCATTTTCTCTCCATCCAAACATGCCCTTATCCCTACACCCCAAAGTCTCTCCTTCTCTCTCCCTAACTCCAATGCTCGCCTAGCATTGCTCACCTGTGCCGCGCAACAGATGAACAACTCACCACCAGTACCCTCAAAGGAGGTGAAGTTATGGGGTGGGCGTTTTGAGGAGAGTGTTACTGATGCTGTTGAGAAGTTTACTGAGTCTATTTCTTTTGATAAAGGTCTTTATAAACAGGATATTATGGGCAGTAAAGCTCATGCCACAATGCTTGCAAAACAg GGATTGATGACCGATAATGATAGAGATACTATCATAAAAGGTCTTGAAGAGATAGAGGGGCAAATTGAGGCAGGTCAATTTGTCTGGAGGACTGATAGAGAGGATGTGCATATGAACATTGAAGCAGCGCTTACTGATTTAGTTGGGGAGCCTGCCAAAAAGCTTCACACTGCCCGGAGTAGAAACGATCAAGTTGCAACTGACTTTCGCTTGTGGTCCCGTGATGCTATTGACACAATCATTTCACGCATTAAGAATCTTCAG ATCGCAATGGTTAAACTAGCTCTCCAGAATGAGGGTCTTATTGTTCCTGGATATACTCATCTGCAAAGGGCCCAACCTGTTCTGTTGCAACACCTTCTTTTAACATATGTTGAACAG CTTGAGCGTGATGCTGGTCGCTTATTAGATTGTAGAGCAAGGCTGAATTTCTGCCCTCTAGGTGCATGTGCATTAGCTGGCACTGGTCTTCCCATTGATAGGTTTATGACTTCTGATGCATTGGGATTCACTGCCCCCATGAGGAACAG CATTGATGCAGTTTCAGATCGAGATTTTGTGCTGGAGTTGCTTTCTGCTAATTCCATCACTGCTGTTCATCTCTCTCGCCTGGGTGAAGAATGGGTATTGTGGGCATCTGAAGAATTCGGCTTCTTGACTCCTAGTGATTCTGTTTCCACTGGAAGCAGTATAATGCCCCAAAAGAAGAATCCAGATCCAATGGAGCTTGTTCGTGGAAAATCTGGTAGAGTCATAGGGGACTTGGTTTCACTTCTTGTGTTGTGCAAGGGACTTCCTCAAGCTTACAACCGGGATTTGCAG GAAGATAAGGAGCCTGTATTTGACAGTGTCAAGGCAGTAGTTGGGATGCTCGAGGTCTCAGCAGAGTTTGCGCAGAATGTTTCCTTTAACCGAGAGAGAATACAGAAGTCTCTACCAGCTGGTCATCTTGATGCCACTACACTTGCTGATTACCTTGTGAAAAAG GGAATACCTTTCAGAACTTCTCATGACATAGTTGGGAGGTCTGTCGCTTTGTGTGTTGCAAGAAAGTGCGAGCTTCAAGATCTTAGCCTTGATGAGTTGAACAGTCTACATCCGATATTTGACAAGGATGTCTACGAATTTCTGGGGGTTGAAAATTCAATAAAGAAATTCAGCTCGTATGGCTCCACAGGTTCAGAATGTGTTGCCGGTCAGCTTGATTATTGGATTGATAAGCTTAGCATCAGCACATAA